The nucleotide sequence GTTCCGGTGCAGTGGGGGCCTGTGGTCCGGGGCTTACCATGATTACCATGTCCGCGCTTTTAATCCGTTCCATGGCTGCTTTTACCCGCAGGGTACCAAGCTCTCCTTCATCATCGATACCGGCGGTATCCACAATCGCTGCGGGGCCCAGGCCGGGAATCTCGAAGCTCCGGGTCACCGGATCGGTGGTTGTACCGGGCTGCTCAGAAACGATTGCCACATTCTTTCCAAAAAGGGCGTTCATCAATGAACTCTTACCGGCATTGCGGATCCCCAGAAGTACGATCCTCGACTGTTCCGCCAGGGGTGTTGTTTTCATACGCTTACCTCTCGTTTCAAAAGGATTGCCCTATAAGTTCTTCCGGACTGAGCCATCGATCCAGAAGGGCCGGGTTCAGGGATAACACTTCAGCTGCCCGGTTGCGGAATTCCTCAAGGTCCCGGGGCGGCCGGGCTGAAAACTCATTGATCAAGGGTTTCAGCCGGTGGTAGCCGAGCTTCGGCAGGAGGGCGTTCAGGAGCGCCGGCGACGCAGCAAGGTTGGCTTCCATACGCACCGTATCGATATCTACCTCGTCAAAGAAGCGGCACAGGGCCTTCAGGGCGGCGGAGAGGTCCTCCTCCTGCCGGAACAGACTCTCCGCCAGGAAAGGAAGCATGGCGTTCAGCTGCAACCGGGATTCCCGGGCGTAGATACCCGCCGTGCGCCCTTCTCCATCGACCCGGAGAGCAAGCCCCTGAACAAACTCCAGCAGTACCGGATTGACCTTTACCGGCATTATACTGGAACCCCATTGCAGCTCGGGGTGACGGAACTCGGCGACCGGGCTGCTGCTGTAATAAAGAAGGTCCCCGGTAATTTTCAGAAGATTACCCGCAGCAAGGGCATATCCGGAGGCGAGTTCTGCCAGGGAATCCTTGTGGGCCACCGCATCGGGCAGGTTCTGACTCCGCGCCAGGGGCAGACCCGTTAAAGAACGCAGGCTCTGCAGGGCGTCGTTCATGTAGTTCCGGGGAGCGTTAAAGCAGGTCCCGATGGCTGTTCCCCCAAGGGGGACCTCCCGTATACGCTCCGCCAGCTTGGACAGGCGCCAGCGGTCCCGTTCGATCATTCCCGCCCAGGAACCAAAGAGCTGCCCCAGTCCGAAAGGAAGAGCGTCCTGCATCTCAGTGCGTCCTGTCATCAGAACTGAGTCATATTCTGTCTCCAGAAGGACGAGCTTTTCCTGCAGATGAATGACCAGTTTCTCCAGCTCCCTCAGTCCGCGAAGCAGGGCGATATTGACGGCTGTGGCAAAGGTATCATTGGTTGACTGGAACCTGGCCAGATCTTCCAGGGGATCAAGACAATAGCCGTTTGAGCGTTCCACAATAGAGGAGATGACCTCGTTGATATTCAGATGAATACTGGTCCCTGCCCCGCCCTGGGATAAAGAAAGGGGGAAATCCTCGTCATGGTCTCCCCGGATAACCGCAGTGCAGGCCGCGGAAATGGCGAGGGCTGTCTCTTCCGGCCAAAGTTCCGGTTTATAACGCTGAGCTGCACCCAGGGCCGCCTGTTTAACCTCGCCATACGCCCGGATAAGCTGCCGGGGAAGTCTTCCTGGGCCAAAGTTTTCCACGGCCTTTGCGGTCTCCTGCTTCCAGAGAACTGAGTCGCTCACGTTCCGGCCTCCACCCTGTCGCGCCGCTTGCAGATCAAACCATCCGCCCGGTCGAAGCTTAGTTTTCGGCCGACGGCGGCGACCCGCCCGCCAAGACAGCCGATGCAGTGCAGACCATCCTCGTCCAGGCAGATTTTTCCGGGGTACAGCAGGTAATGGGGTTTTACCTCCACAGGGCTGATATTCGGCATGAGCACGTTGGCGCCGCAGCTGAGCATCTTCTCCCGGCCATCGGGCTCGAGGCTGCCGGCGGCTGTTGTTGCAGGTATATGAGCCCTGGGACAGAAAAGACGCAGCAGGGCCGTAGCCAGGAGCGTCTTTTCCAGGGGGACCTGGGGAGCATCCCGCAGCGGGGTCGCCGGGTGGGGAATAAAGGGGCCGATACCGATCATATCGAGTTCAAGCTTCCTGGCAAGGCGGATGTTCCGCAGGATAAGCTCATCGTCCTCGCCGGGGAGTCCCACCATGAAGCCGGAGCCCGTCTGAAACCCGAGGCTGCGCAGGTCCTCGAGGGCCTTCAGCCTCCGCTCCAGACTGACACCGTCCCGCAAATAACTGTGCAGCTCGGTGTCCGCGGTTTCAAAGCGCAGCAGATATCGGTCCGCACCGGCATCTTTTAACGCGGCATAGGATTCCCGGGAGAGGATCCCGCAGCTTAAGGTCACCGCTGCGGCATCTCCGGTCCGTCTTTTAATCTCCCTGACAACGCGGCACATGCGGTCGGTCCCGAACTCCGGATCTTCCCCGCCCTGCAGTACAAAGGTGCGCAGGCCCCGGATAAACCCGGAATCTACGGCGGCATATATCATGTCGTCATCAAGGCGGTAGCGTTCTACCCGACCATTGTCTCTGCGGATACCGCAGTAGAAGCAGTTGCAGCTGCAGTAATTACTGTATTCCAGCAGTCCCCGCAGGAAAACGGAGTTGCCAAAGTGCTCCCGGGTTACCTTCATTGCCCCCAAGGAAAGTTCCTTGAGGTTTCCCTCACGAAAAAGGTCTTCCCAGCGGGACAACTCAGACATAGATATCCCTCTCGCCGGAAGCGACCCGGGCACTGTTGTCCCGGATCATGGAGGCGATGGAATCCTGCTGTTCTTCTGCAATCTTCTCTATAAGGGACAGCCCTTTGCACTTGAGGGCCTCGGGAGCATAGTCTTCCAGGTATTCGGCAAAGGTCGCCAGACCGTTAGGCAGGCAGAACTGCTTTATAAGTCCGGGCTTCGCCAGGTCCATAAAGTCGCTGCCGGTACGGCCCATGCGGTAGCAGCCGGTGCAGAAGGAGGGAACCAGTCCATAGTCCGCGAGCGTATCCACCACCTCGGCCAGTGTGCGGTGGTCTCCAAGAGAGAACTGGCTGTGACTGAACTCCTGCTCCCGTGACTGCTCCTCGCCGTAACCCCCGGGATTGGTCCGGGAACCCGCTGAAACCTGGCTGACACCGTAGCGGAAGAGCTCACTCCGCAGCTCCGCCGATTCCCTGGTGGAAAGGATAATCCCCGTATACGGCAGGGTGAGCCGTAAAACCGCGACAAGCTTCTTGAAATCCAGGTCCGAAACGGGATACGGTATGGCTTCGCTCACCGGAGCGCCGAGTGCCGGCTCAAGCCGGGGGACACTGACAGTATGGGGCCCGCAGCCGAAGCGATCCTCAAGATGGGAGGCATGCATCAGCATGGAAAGAACCTCCCTGCGATAGTCCGCAAGGCCGAAAAGGACCCCCAGGCCCACATCATCGATTCCCGCCTCCATGGCCCGGTCCATGACCCCAAGGCGCCAGTGATAATCCGCCTTTGGCCCCGCCGGATGATACTGCCGGTACAGATTCGGATCATAGGTCTCCTGAAAACAGGTATAGGTCCCGATTTTCCCCTCCTTGAGGCGCCTGAACTTGTCCACCGACATGGGGGCAAGTTCCACATTGATACGCCGGATGGAGGAACCCTTCTCATCCCTGACCGAGTACATGGTCTCCAGGGCCATAAGGGTATAGTCCATGGTGTACTCGGCGGCCTCGCCGGTCAGAAGCAGAAGCCGTTTGTGTCCCTGGCGCAGGAGTTCCAGGGTCTCCGCCGCAATCTCCTCTCGTGTAAGAGTCACACGGGTCAATTCGGTATTGCTTCTGCGGAAACCGCAGTAGAGGCAGTCGTTGCAGCATTTGTTTCCCGCATACAGGGGGGCGAAAAGCACCATTCTGGGGCCGTAGATCTCCTGTTTCACAAAGGCCGCGGCGGAAAGCAGGTCCTGCACCGCTTCGGGGCTGCTGCACGCCAACAGTTCGGCGGCCTCACGTAAATCGAGGCCCTTGAGTTCTCTTGCTCTGGCCAGGATCTCCCGACGCCGCTGATCGTCCGGCTCTTTACGTACGCCGAGGCGGGTAATCTTTTCCCGGTCAATAAAATCAGGTTTTGTCTGCAGTTTCGTCATAATCGTCCTCCCGGTATCTGGTGAGAACGGATTTTACCTGGACCTTTTCAAGACGCCCCAACTTTCCCGTAAGCGCACCTATCTCGTCGGTTGTGCCCTCCACAACCAGAGATATGACGTGAATACCCTTGTGCCGCAGGGGAAGCCCCTGACGGGCCAGGATTAACTCGCCAAAGTCGGAGAGAATCGTGTTCATGGTCCGCACGGAATCTCTGGATTCAAGCAGAATAGAAACGACACCCAAACGCTTTTCCATCAG is from Marispirochaeta sp. and encodes:
- the hydG gene encoding [FeFe] hydrogenase H-cluster radical SAM maturase HydG; translation: MTKLQTKPDFIDREKITRLGVRKEPDDQRRREILARARELKGLDLREAAELLACSSPEAVQDLLSAAAFVKQEIYGPRMVLFAPLYAGNKCCNDCLYCGFRRSNTELTRVTLTREEIAAETLELLRQGHKRLLLLTGEAAEYTMDYTLMALETMYSVRDEKGSSIRRINVELAPMSVDKFRRLKEGKIGTYTCFQETYDPNLYRQYHPAGPKADYHWRLGVMDRAMEAGIDDVGLGVLFGLADYRREVLSMLMHASHLEDRFGCGPHTVSVPRLEPALGAPVSEAIPYPVSDLDFKKLVAVLRLTLPYTGIILSTRESAELRSELFRYGVSQVSAGSRTNPGGYGEEQSREQEFSHSQFSLGDHRTLAEVVDTLADYGLVPSFCTGCYRMGRTGSDFMDLAKPGLIKQFCLPNGLATFAEYLEDYAPEALKCKGLSLIEKIAEEQQDSIASMIRDNSARVASGERDIYV
- the hydE gene encoding [FeFe] hydrogenase H-cluster radical SAM maturase HydE gives rise to the protein MSELSRWEDLFREGNLKELSLGAMKVTREHFGNSVFLRGLLEYSNYCSCNCFYCGIRRDNGRVERYRLDDDMIYAAVDSGFIRGLRTFVLQGGEDPEFGTDRMCRVVREIKRRTGDAAAVTLSCGILSRESYAALKDAGADRYLLRFETADTELHSYLRDGVSLERRLKALEDLRSLGFQTGSGFMVGLPGEDDELILRNIRLARKLELDMIGIGPFIPHPATPLRDAPQVPLEKTLLATALLRLFCPRAHIPATTAAGSLEPDGREKMLSCGANVLMPNISPVEVKPHYLLYPGKICLDEDGLHCIGCLGGRVAAVGRKLSFDRADGLICKRRDRVEAGT
- a CDS encoding TM1266 family iron-only hydrogenase system putative regulator, encoding MEKRLGVVSILLESRDSVRTMNTILSDFGELILARQGLPLRHKGIHVISLVVEGTTDEIGALTGKLGRLEKVQVKSVLTRYREDDYDETADKT
- a CDS encoding lyase family protein, with product MSDSVLWKQETAKAVENFGPGRLPRQLIRAYGEVKQAALGAAQRYKPELWPEETALAISAACTAVIRGDHDEDFPLSLSQGGAGTSIHLNINEVISSIVERSNGYCLDPLEDLARFQSTNDTFATAVNIALLRGLRELEKLVIHLQEKLVLLETEYDSVLMTGRTEMQDALPFGLGQLFGSWAGMIERDRWRLSKLAERIREVPLGGTAIGTCFNAPRNYMNDALQSLRSLTGLPLARSQNLPDAVAHKDSLAELASGYALAAGNLLKITGDLLYYSSSPVAEFRHPELQWGSSIMPVKVNPVLLEFVQGLALRVDGEGRTAGIYARESRLQLNAMLPFLAESLFRQEEDLSAALKALCRFFDEVDIDTVRMEANLAASPALLNALLPKLGYHRLKPLINEFSARPPRDLEEFRNRAAEVLSLNPALLDRWLSPEELIGQSF